One part of the Alligator mississippiensis isolate rAllMis1 chromosome 3, rAllMis1, whole genome shotgun sequence genome encodes these proteins:
- the OSMR gene encoding oncostatin-M-specific receptor subunit beta isoform X2 has protein sequence MVFEIQVSQTEEKNVVWIEYYNTTLSKLTKPLFWSWDSELPLECASHSVRIRSKVAEVWSPWSSWETVLGLDTSDADKPLIFPEDKVVQEGSNFTFCCIGGKNQKVEKIMINTRSLDSTPKRTIVRTINEVSLGAAGGQAILCTFNGSGYEKYIGTLFHVGRLPDEPKNVSCETRDMKTAKCTWNSGNNVYICGKYLAQYKLFDWFSQKTLCSEIQVSRSEEWCVCSWDIHQQMTYNFTLTAENKLGKKSVNFNFDVAHRVYPFQPSDFWEEYVSASQVKLYWTMEPRDKAIELICQIEDNHPDGKVEWHNSSVVHSNTYANIMISGLQPYTIHKFQIRCGAAKHFWKWSEWSKDLTITTKEAAPSGKLDLWRDITPVMGGRNVTLFWKQLPGFQANGRNISYEITWENLEEATEPEHISISAPHNSTRICIGYHSYRISITAKNHINSSSPSEIIISGATDNDAEEKINGTDKEERVEGTDHGIWIHWQPRNTFDGYIVDWCNFPNSQPCDFQWKRSGFNTSGVLIDAVAFVPGVRYHFRVFGSVANKASLLEKKAGYSKELPPSDPDVKIIGLIPYSVSLAWDSYRTDGTQPGFIRGYNIYVKSLPGCNLKGSTKYMAPDGLVWCKYTIKNPEEKRFIVEHLVPNTAYQLAVKAVTGGGETPITQTLNINALDDSNKIYLPLVLGIIPFVLITAICFWKHKWVKDYCSQIPSPDRKVLSFDGFKVASETELKVSDCIPDAVTLESKSEAKKLDLWSQRSMLEERKTAITDSSWLPLVPNEDRDFTCSSSDSEAGIWHLKNPVYSSSAAHDSMPYQNLHMLHTSEPQPLPLLYQPQHDIEIMNKDTVVSRRETMIGDTSLVYISQMDVPCSGTRLNDLYCSTEPGECLGYNLSSDLVTSISDGDLEQYSPTSTSTTGTLLPD, from the exons GCCTAGATACTTCAGATGCTGACAAACCACTCATCTTTCCAGAAGACAAAGTTGTACAGGAAGGATCCAATTTTACTTTTTGTTGCATTGGAGGCAAAAATCAAAAGGTTGAGAAAATAATGATCAACACTAGGTCCCTGGACTCAACGCCAAAACGAACCATCGTGAGGACTATAAATGAGGTGTCACTTGGAGCAGCAGGCGGTCAGGCAATCTTATGTACTTTCAATGGTAGTGGATACGAAAAATACATTGGAACACTTTTCCATGTGGGCA GACTACCTGATGAACCTAAAAACGTTTCTTGTGAAACCCGAGACATGAAAACAGCAAAATGCACTTGGAATTCAGGAAACAATGTCTATATCTGTGGGAAATATTTAGCACAATACAAGTTGTTTGACTG GTTTTCCCAAAAAACCCTTTGCTCTGAAATACAAGTATCTCGTTCCGAGGAGTGGTGTGTTTGTTCCTGGGATATACACCAGCAGATGACATACAACTTCACTCTGACTGCTGAAAACAAATTAGGAAAGAAAAGTGTAAATTTTAACTTTGATGTAGCTCACAGAG TTtaccccttccagccctctgaCTTCTGGGAAGAATATGTAAGTGCCTCACAAGTGAAATTATATTGGACTATGGAACCAAGGGACAAGGCAATTGAGCTAATTTGTCAGATTGAAGATAACCATCCTGATGGGAAAGTGGAATGG CACAACAGTTCAGTTGTTCACTCAAACACGTATGCAAACATCATGATCAGCGGATTGCAGCCTTACACCATTCATAAGTTTCAAATTCGGTGCGGTGCAGCAAAGCATTTTTGGAAGTGGAGTGAGTGGAGCAAAGATCTAACAATCACAACGAAGGAAGCAG CTCCCTCAGGAAAACTTGACCTCTGGAGAGACATTACCCCGGTGATGGGAGGACGGAACGTCACCTTATTCTGGAAG CAATTACCAGGTTTTCAAGCTAATGGAAGAAATATTTCATACGAAATAACCTGGGAAAACTTAGAGGAAGCAACTGAGCCTGAACACATCTCCATTTCTGCACCACATAATAGCACAAGGATTTGCATTGGTTACCATTCCTACAGAATCAGCATAACAGCAAAGAACCATATTAATTCTTCATCTCCCTCAGAGATCATCATCTCTGGAGCTACTGATAATG ATGCTGAAGAAAAGATCAATGGTACAGACAAGGAGGAAAGGGTTGAGGGCACAGACCACGGAATTTGGATTCATTGGCAGCCCAGAAACACATTTGATGGCTATATTGTTGATTGGTGCAACTTTCCGAACTCCCAGCCCTGTGACTTCCAGTGGAAGAGATCTGGTTTCAACACCTCCGGGGTTCTTATCGACGCAG TTGCTTTTGTGCCTGGGGTGAGATACCACTTCAGAGTGTTTGGATCTGTAGCTAATAAAGCTTCTTTATTGGAGAAGAAGGCTGGATACAGCAAAGAGCTGC CTCCTAGTGACCCTGATGTGAAAATAATTGGCCTGATTCCCTACTCAGTGAGTCTAGCCTGGGATTCATATCGCACAGATGGGACACAGCCTGGTTTTATAAGAGGTTACAATATTTATGTCAAAAGTCTGCCAGGATGCAATTTGAAGGGGTCCACAAAATACATGGCTCCAG ATGGGTTGGTCTGGTGCAAATACACAATCAAAAATCCAGAAGAGAAGAGGTTCATTGTGGAACACTTGGTGCCCAACACAGCATACCAGCTGGCTGTTAAAGCTGTCACAGGCGGAGGAGAGACCCCCATCACTCAGACTTTGAACATAAATGCGTTGGATGACT CAAATAAGATATATCTTCCACTTGTGCTGGGGATCATTCCTTTTGTGCTGATAACCGCCATTTGCTTCTGGAAACACAAATG GGTGAAGGATTATTGCTCTCAAATTCCCAGTCCTGACAGAAAAGTGCTCTCTTTTGATGGATTTAAG GTGGCTTCTGAAACAGAATTGAAAGTAAGTGACTGCATTCCTGATGCTGTAACATTGGAGAGCAAGTCAGAAGCCAAGAAATTAGATCTGTGGAGCCAGAGGAGTATGCTAGAAGAAAGGAAGACTGCCATTACTGATTCTTCTTGGCTTCCCCTTGTTCCAAATGAAGACAGAGATTTTACATGCTCATCCTCTGATTCAGAAGCTGgcatttggcatttaaaaaacCCTGTCTACTCATCCAGTGCTGCACATGATTCCATGCCTTATCAGAACCTGCATATGTTACATACGAGTGAGCCACAACCTCTTCCATTATTATACCAGCCACAGCATGACATTGAGATCATGAATAAAGACACTGTCGTGTCACGAAGAGAAACTATGATTGGAGACACCAGCTTGGTATATATTTCACAAATGGACGTGCCTTGCTCTGGGACTAGATTAAATGACTTGTATTGTTCCACTGAGCCTGGTGAATGTTTAGGTTACAACCTGAGTTCAGACCTGGTTACATCTATATCTGATGGAGACCTTGAGCAGTATAGCCCTACCTCCACCAGTACAACCGGGACATTGCTTCCAGACTAG